The DNA sequence TGCCTACTTGAAACTAACACCCATATTTTAGGCTGTGTTTGTTTACATGGATGAGACATTGTGACACAGACACAAAAACACAAAATCGTATTTGATAGATGAGATATGGACAAAGACATTGTATTCAGagatactgaattagtgtattttgtgcctatgctgacaaaaaaaaaaacacagagacactaacatgggatacaacttatttttttattattcttgttaattttttataattatatttttttactattatagtttttatctcaattttttggattaaaaaaatgagaataaattgaatttttataatttattctagtgTATCTCCAAACAGAatataaaacacaaaattttgtgtctctgtccttGGTGCCTTGTTTTCAATATCTTGTCTTGTCCTACTTTCAGAAACAAACACAGCCTTAATGACGGCAGATCTAACTCTTGAATTTTCTCCTCCAATCAACTCAAACTCTAATCAATGGCACCAAACCTTTGCCAAGTGTGCCTAAAAGCAAACTCCAATTTCACAACACCAACTTCacaatcaagctattcacaacaAAATTACAATTCCTCAACCTAGGGTTCATAGAATtggaaaaaattcaaagaaagaaagctttcttaccttaacccactcgAATATGGGATAGAACCTACTTAAAATCCATGCTAGAGTACACCTAAagaaccaaaatcacaattttCTCAGCACCCATATAGCCAAAAATGCAAAATTGAAGGAAATAGTGAATTGGGTAAGAAATTTCgagtttcttaccactttgttcagaTAGAATCGAAGAGGATCTGAGtcgaacgcgtggccacaaatagTTCGTTAATCGAAACTCCAGATAAAAAATTATGATCAATTTAAAAAGAGGATAAATAGTGACATTAGGTTTTGTTTGTGCCGAATGTGTTTAGTGGGTGGGGGTCTATATGTGAGCCTTGGGCCAATATGGGTTCGGTTAACTCGTTTTAGCTCGTTGACTTAATTTTGGgttaaaacttttaagattagcATTTTAATTcgtattctaattatttttacttctccaaaatataaattttaatctcTTAGCCTCCTTTGCTTATTTAAGttattaattaactatttatcatttttttggattttacagAAACAAtcgcaaaaaaatatttaaaatctcaAAACAttccctaaaaaattttaaaaatttcaaaacatatttttttgaattatttataaattaatacattttaatttctaatattttcagtttatttatctcaactttaattatttattacaaattttttttgtattttcaaaataaattataaattaattttgaaaaggaaattaaaaaataaactcatttatttttaaccatacaaaataaattaatttataggtGCTATATTCTATGATCATTCTTTAATGATGAGAAGAGAATGAGTATTGTTGTCTAAAAAAATAGAACtcccattaaatattaaatttttcacataaacaattaaaatatttgtGTAAATGCTTATAAAATGTAACACTTTGAAACTTGCATTTAATGTGAACCAAGTTCTCTATGAAGTCAATTTTGTAAGTATTGGTCAACCATATGATCAATGCAGATGATTTACGAAATTTCAATGCGATGCTTCTCATATTTTACAATATTGGAAGAAGAAAAGTCTTTGACAAATCCAAGTGTTCTGTTTAGGGGTGGCAATGGATAAGGTTTGGATCCAACCCTAatgagtaattaattaattttgcggGATTTTGCCTGTAAATTCCGTAAAATTAAtgagtaattaattaataaattaattattattcaaataaattaaaaattaaaattttatagtttaggaaagaagaaatatttaaaatacaaattttgacattaattttaaagaatttagtcTAAAACCGGACCAACAGACCAAATTGATTGGACCGGACCATATTGGACCCAAGGCCAACCAATATAATGCCCATCAGCCACTCTTTTCCCTCATTCTTCATGGAACCCGctgagaagagagaaaatgaaTAGAACACTAAATCCCAAATTCAATCACAACTTCAATCCACTATATCTCTCAATCTGGAGATCCGATTGAAGAACTGTTTATGGCCAAACATTTGTCTCATTGATCTCCTCaattttatcataataaaatggaaagaaaatttGAATTCTATGCCTAGTTCTCCCTTCCTTGCATTTTCGTACATTTGGGTTAGTATAttgagagattttgtgattttgatggtttatggGTAGTCTAGTGTTGGAAAATTGTTGGATTTTATCCCAATCATCAATGTGTAAGGTaagaaaattctaaatccttGTGGTTTTTCTAATTATGTGACTGTAGTTATTAATTTGGTAAATTTcatggaattaaattgaatttatgTTGAATTAGATATTGAATTGGTGAATTGGAGCACTCGAAATCAAGCTTTGGTGGCTGGTTCGACTTGGAGATTTAAGAGAAAGGAGGTTTTTGAGGTGTTTTTGGTTTAGAaaggaatcggctaaggtatgatttcggtttctcatagttaatgtttaatgtcacgtgaaaacttaggctagttgactgtAGGATAAGTTGAACTATGTGAATTGTTGATGATTAGTGATCTTTGATGGAAATTATTGTATAGATTGCACAAATTGTATGTTGATATGCTGTGGTATATAAATTATGTATGAGGATTGAGTGAGTTGTATGTGTTGTAATATGAAATGATGATAATTGTTAATGATGAGGATTGGTGATAATTATAAATGGTGGTTTGTGAATTAAATTGAGTAATTAGGTGTGAAATGATTGAGGAAGGATGGATAGGTGGTTGGTattgatttttattataattgaattaatttttggATTGAAAGATTCGAAAAGTTAAagattttgtaaattttggcaaaaGCTTATTTTTTGATCAATTTCAGCAGGTTATAACTTAGCTTCCGGATCTCCAAATTTAGtaaaacttattttaaataaaaattagatacgTGAAGTTAACAACGTTTAAAGaacaaactaaaaataatttttaacaaaaacgtTATGCGCGATCGAAGTTGGGTGTgcaaaactgattttttttaaaacttagcaGCATTTTGCAGATTTTGTTAGGCATGCGTACGCAGACAGGCCCGCGTCACGGGCAGGACCGCGTACACGGGCAGGACCACGTGATACGGGGATGATTCCCTGTCTAAGGGACTCGCGTATGTGGAACAAGGGTCGCATACACGAGATGGAAAATTTACATTTCCGCGTAGCAAAACATAGCATGCGTATGCAGAACCCCTGTTTTCTGAAAATgatgttttcaaattttaaaccATCCATCTAACTTTTAAAACCTCTTTAACACATGTTTAGGATCTGTTAGCGAGTCTTTAAGACTTAGAGTAAGGGTGAGCGTGTTGAATAAGTTAGGTAGGGAATTGAACAAAATGTTGAGAAGTGAGTGATTGAATTGTTAATACAATGACGTGATGAAAGATACTTGATATGTGATTGATAATGATGATAATGGTAATGATGAAATTGAGATGAAATGAGGTTTGAATTGATGATGATACTGACATTAAACGAGTTTTTCCATGggcaatcctatatatatatatactagtatTTTTATCTGTAATAACATTAcgggaatataaattttttaaaattatagtctACTTTGTTCTGacagtataaattatgcatgatacaaaagatttataaagtataactacttttacaaaaaaagtCGTAGGTTAATAAAAGTCTCTAACTAAGAAGACCAATGTATctgtacataaaaaattaaataataagcattttagttattatttttatacgaaaaggtattatttttttattaataattaattttaacattcgttatctaaaatttaaaataatttaacatatatacttttatatttaattaggtgttaactgttaagtctgttatacaaagagaaataattaatttttatacttgctatttaaaaataatatttttttctccctgtgtatataaaaatataattaaattttagtataaaaaattatactgatatttataaaattaatttaaaattaattttttttaaaacaatttaatcttgattctaatttttaattataatattagtcttctctccaaattatatgtaataaatatttgaaagaagagaaatgaaaatatagattagaaagataagcggtgaaaatttaaaactaaataaaaaactaaaaattgtaaaaatatatcGGATGacaaaaatagtagagagaaatagaaaaattgagagaggtagatgagagaatttaggaagggagattattaattttgaaaaaaatattttttttttcaattttaataagcgagtgtcatgtgacacatttgattattaaattagatagtaatatatgatacataatatagatatatttgaatttcaattttaatatttgaattttaattttaatacaattaaagaatgtcatattacacattttaattgtcaaattagtaattagtcattgatattgataatgatatataaaaaagaTAGAGTAGTTGAAGGActaagagaaatagaaaaaggaagagggaggaagggagaactctttaattttggaggaaaagatttgatttcaattgtaataagagagtgacatgtggcacattttggttgtaaaattagtaaggaggaggaaagaattctttaattttggagagaaagaTTTAATCTCAATTACAATGAGAGAGTGatatgtggcacattttggttgtaaaattagtaaagagGAAAggagaatttcttaattttggaaaaaaagatttgattctaaTTGCAATAAAAAAATGACATACGATACATTTTAGTTGCAAAATTAGAGATATAATATATGATAGATAAATAATAGATGATAGATTTCCAATTGAAGATTTGCAATTGGAATAAAAAGGCAGAAAGGTATTTGTAGTTGGGATAAAAGGGCggaaaacatttttaatttagatacaCTAAGAAGATGCCATGTGGCAATTTTTggctttaaaattatatatatatatatatatatatatatatatatatatatatataatggataatggaTTTGAGCTTGGGGTGTCTCCCCCATGTATAAAGTTGAGTTTGggattttgtttttttcattgATGAGCTTGGAATTATTTCCATGGATATTGTTGAGTTTGGAGATGCGCGTACAGAAGAATTATCCACGGTTAGTTACTAAAACATGTAGGGTTGATTATATAAtcaacagatgatatcatcaatcATAAgacagacatacatcatatgcaatTGAATATTTTGCATGAGTGTGCATTTATTTTGGATTTACCTAACTATTTTTTCATGTTTAGCTGCTACTCGTTTATTTGCATAATCTAATTCTATTTGTGCTTTCTTTATTTGACTTGTagtatctaaatattttttttaaaaaaaattataaaacatgacttttgaaaaagattaaaaatatttgaagagattattttaaaatttttaaaaatttttaagtttttttaggaTTATTTTGTTCTTTAATATGAAGATTTATTTATCCAAAATACACACATGAATACTTAATAGTTACATATAACAGTTAACATTTTATATCAACTAAAACCTaaataactaataaaagaaaatatattatctaacaaaaataaaaaataaaaattattttatatattttaaaatctaaaaaattaaaatatctaactTTAAAAACTTCAATACTGATTTGAGTAATACTCAACCTTCAAACATAAGAAACTAAAATAATTCACGCGTATATCAAGAGGGCTTTTGAGTAATACTCAACCTTCAAACATAAGAAACTAAAATAATTCACGCGTATATCAAGAGGGCTGATAAACTCTAAAGCGAGCATTAAATAATCATGCACGAAACTGCAATACTCGTTGCTCAATAGCATGTTGTTCAATAATTGTGTCTTTTGCCATTAAAATGTTTCGTCTGGTGTGCCATAGAGTAGTGCTCCTAAGAGTAATAGAGTAGATGTTAATGTTTATCTATAGTTTATGTTTCCTTCATCCTATTGATAAATCTATTAATTTGTGTTTTCCACTCTCATTATATATTTGTAGTTGGTAGAGTTAATacttaaaatcatttttaaatttatagtctaagttttaatatcatttttaaatttaaaattgttttaaatttattcttaaacTTAACATAATCATCTGTAAAATACTTTttgatgataaaataataatgtaGTTAGATAAAAATCACATTAAAAATTACGTTAATTAAACTGGTAAAACATCATCATTTCATATTTTACgtctaaataaaatataaacgaCATTATTTAGAGGATTTTGAGGGATTTTAAACTCTTAAAGAcgttgtttatattttatttgggcGCCAAAAATAAAACGGTAACATTTTACCAGTGCAATATAACTTTTAACGTGATTTCCGTCTAATTATGTCATTATTttgtcacaaaaaaatattttagaaacaaTAGTTGTTAAGTAGGGACGGACCATGAGCAAGAatgagggggcacttgcccccacagtatttttatttattttatttaaaaaatatagttatatataatgtgatcccattttaaattttaaatgaccccactacaaataaattaaactaaattaactaaagtttaaattcattatttttatttctctatcattttgactattatttaacctaatcaaatttaattcttgTGCCGTCATTCCTTTATTCCCTTAaccctcttcttatttttatatttttaattttttttctttttcttgtctaGTAGTtatcttctcttcatcaaaaaataaattttaaattctctattttttatataacTCTCCATGACTCTATATATCTTccaatttcattgtttctctttttgatattttcaattacaaaatttaattcaaacaattataatttaggtattaatttaatattttattttctttgtaactttatatattttattttattctggatttattcatctttattacttattttttatcttttgttctattatatatacctatgttgcatataaaattttaaaatgaattgattaatttattaatttaaaatatattttttatttttagaaatagtaatagaaaaatattttaattacaatacataattaaatagatgCATAAAATCTTTGATCTAACATTatgtcaaaattaaattaaaaaatatataacaaatttaattatttaaaaaaaagaaaaaattgtaaattatgtttttattattttatataaacatacttttcatatacaaatttaatttttctagtatttatatataattctagtttcaagttataaatattagTGTATCATTAGGCGCTAATGTgccaattaattcaattttttattattaaatatgtataaaaaaattagttaggataataagttatctataatttaattaaaatattttaagtttaagttttagaaataaaaaatatttttttataaattatatataataaatagtattttaagaataaaagtgttcactaactctttttaatttttatatctctatataattaataatatttaataatatttattttagtatatatatttttgccccactcctaaaattttctggatccgtcactgttgttaagtattttaaaattagaaataatattaaaatttgggTGCAAATTCAAGAACCACTTTAAATATTAACTCGTAGCTTGTAATAAGTTTCTGGATggatataaataacatttttcttttatattaatgCATTtggtttatcttattttatctactTTCCTCTTTGCGACTTTTTCCCTCAATATTATTAGTCTTTCCAATTTTTTTACGGTGAATACTATGATGCTTATTATTTTGTACTTAAGTTACTAAAAGaggtaaataaattatatttaataaattttatatgatttattttttattttaaatattttattttttactttaaaagagAAGTTAGACAATTTAGACACCATACCAAAGACACCATAAAACTtacctttttttatatataaaggaCAGAGGCACCCTTTGTGGGCTACCTCTCATGATTGTTTTCCTAAGTTGGTGATGTTAATCTCCAAGGATCCATACACCGTTGAGAAGCACATAGGGCAAGCCTCAATGAACAGTAGGCATCATTCTATCATGGGTGTCATTCTCATTGGAAACAAATTAATCTAATGCGTTATGCGTGACTAAATCCTAAAGGAAATGTCATAATGGAAAGTAGGCTACGATATAccaatattttaaacttttgtaAAAGAGGAACAGAAATGTACATCAATatgattttgttattttgttttatttttcttttcaaataaaaactAAAGCTGAATGCTACAACATTGAATGTTTATGATTCAGTTGAGAAATGTGATATGTTGAGTTCTGTTGAATGAATTACACactgattgaaaaaattaaaccCATCATGGTTCTTTTTGCTTAAAATTTTAAAGTGTATTAGTGCACTAgtgttttagtaatttttaaatattgatcttaattataaaagatatataatatatgtaattaAGATTAACGGTTGATATTTATTGAAATATTGGTGTACTAATATACTTAAAAGTTTTTTTAACTTATATATAGTTATATTCATACGAATTTAATAATTGAGAGTtgtagataataattttttttgaattaaatattttaattttgtgttcCCTTCaaagataaaagaataaaaatgctTTTAAGTATGCTAATACATTAGtgtttaagtaatttttaatcattaatcttCATTGTAAAATTaagattaatgattaaaatttattgaaatactAATATATGGGtacatttgaaaaattttcaaaagaataTGGTGTATTAAGAACATCAGATAAATGGGCCCTATTCCACCTGTTCCGTCGAGTAATATTTTAGCCCGGCCCAACCAATCCGATCCATATGCATGAAAATATCAAACAGataggattaaaaaaaaaaaagaaaaaagggaataaataaaagttaagTTCCCTCGCAAAGTTCCCGCGCACTGAACCTAAATTGCCGATTGGCCGCTGAGTTTCCCTCTTCAGTCTTCACTCCGTTCTCACTTCTCAGATTCACTCACTTCCCCAAAATCCCCAACCCCcgccgaaaaaaaaaaaccgagaagaaaagaaaaaaaaggtgatGGTGGCCGTTCTACCGTTGGAAACTGCCATGAACGCTCGCGACGCTACTCTTTTCGCCACCGCAACCCTCTTTGGCGCCGTTACCTCTGCACTTGCTCTCCGCTTCTTCTACCGCTCCCGAAACCATCCCCAAACCCAAAACGGAACCATTTCCAATCACCGCCATTCACGTGGTGACCCTTACGATCCTTCCAAGCGCAAACAGTTAGTCAGTCTATCAAATTTGACTTTATTGTTGCTGTTCACTACAATTATGCTAatcccttttttaaaaaattgaatcgAAGATACTTGTCGTGGGATGATTATTTCATGGCGATTGCGTTTTTGTCTGCTGAAAGATCCAAGGACCCTAACAGGCAGGTCAAATATGATGTTTCATCtctcataattttgtttagattggGAGTTGATTCTGAAGAATTCAAGGCTTGTGTTGGTGTTGTTATTTGTAGGTAGGGGCATGCTTGGTGAGTCAGGATGACATAATTCTTGGTAAGCTTTTTAACTTCATTTGCTCAAACCATCAAACACCTTGTGCACATTCCATATTACTTTAATATTCAGGGACTACGAATTGCATAAATTATATGGAACGaactttaattattattagtaaattGTTTTAAGCATAATTACTACTTTATTACATTTTTTTTCCTTAACTTTATTGTGTTAGGCATTGGCTATAATGGATTCCCAAGAGGTTGTTCCGATGACAAGCTACCATGGGCAAAGGTTAGTATTTAAGGGAATGACTTGGGCAATTTGGTGTCTTTAAATTTTAACCATGTTAGGTGTACACCAAAATTAGCTACCCGATAAAATACACATTGGAATACAAAATTTCATTAAACATAGTGGCTAGTTTTGGTAGCTGAAAATTTGCCACCCAGGTAGAATACACACGggaatacaaaatacacattaaaaatgagttaaactaTGCATATATTTGTATACAAATACATAGTGATTGATTTTGGTAtgcaaatagcatttttgttaaACTTCAGTTTCTCTGAATTTTAAACCATTTTTATCTAATTTGGAAATCTGTTATGTTTTAGAAATCCAGGAGTGGGAATCCTTTAGAGACAAAATACCCGTAAGTTTTTTTGCTTTCAGATATTCTCTCTCTCAAGACCATTAATAATAATCATTTATTGGTTAAAGGGTAGCCTACAGTAATATTTCCTAAGGTCGGGCAATATTACACACTACACTTCTCCAACTGAAAAAAGTTTGTACTAAGTTTTAGTGAGATTTGAACTTTAGAAGTGTATGACATTGGGTATCCttgaattttatatattgtaataTTGACCTCTTTTGTAAACATGAGACCGACCATACAAATCAAGTGGTGTTGTGTGTACTATTATCTAATTGTAGGGAGATCAGTGTAATTTGCCTTTAGTTGAAAACTAATGCCTTAACTCTTGTCTGCAGTTTAATCATTTTGTTGCTACAGTTATTATATTTAAGATCCTATTGATGATGCTTTGTTCCTATTTTAGATATGTTTGTCATGCGGAAGTAAATGCTATTCTTAACACAAATCACGCCTCTGCTGCTGGACAAGTAAGTTCAACTGCATTCTCTACTTACCTTATCTTGTGAATTGAAAATATTGCAGCTTCTGGAGGTcgatatctttatttatttatatatttataaattccACTTGGACTACGCCATTCACACACGTTGTGCATATCAGATAAAACAAATGCCTTTTCGTATGATCTGCTAAGCGATTtgtcttttctttattttaatgcaTGCAGCGGCTTTATGTGACCATGTTTCCCTGCAATGAATGTGCAAAGATCATAATCCAGGTTGGTGAAATTGTGGATTATTGATTTGATGAAACATTGTGCACTCAATTTTTTTTCTCCATTTTAGGCTTTGATCAGTATGCAGATATAGTGCTTTGCCTTATTGTTTCTAAACTAGATTAAATCATATCTTAGTGTAGAAATTGTGATAAGAAATGAGTTCAGTATATACATattatcatattaaaaaaatgataaattacaaTTTGTTGTTGCAGTCAGGAGTTTCTGAAGTGGTTTATTTTGTGGAGAAGTTAGAAAGTTCTGATATTGCATATACTGCTTCTCACAAGCTACTGTCATTGGCTGGTGTTAAGGTATAAACACCCCCTTTTACAAATTGTTATGGAATTTGGGATTCATTTGGCTTGTGAGGGTTAATCAACGATAATGTGAATTCTTATTTGCAGGTCAGGAAGCATCAACCACTTATGAACGAAATTCATCTTAAGTTTGAGGAACGCTAGATGTCGAAGATTGACACAAATTTAAGGTGGTCTTAGTCATTATCTTCTGAGTTACTGGGTAATGGCTATCAAATTTGGAATACTAAGTCGCATTATATGAacaaatcaaacaaggaatagTGATATAGTATGTTTAGGGAAAGTTCATGGGATGATGAACAAGCTAGGAAACCAACATACACAACGgtgttgttaaaaaaaaaattgtattttactGTAAAACGTGCCAAATTTggccaaaaaattttaatatggatGTCTTTGGAGTTATATCCCAAAATGGGATTGTATGGTGTTGTGCGTAGGTATGGAATTTGAATCTTCTCGTACTCGAAGTGAGCgacaagtatttttttttatgaatttgaattgtctcaattttaaattttgaggtaaagtgtgatcttgtattttttttatcctgcttataaaataaatagtgagagatcacattttattctttaaattgaatcttgagtcttgatatatgtattttggCACCCTTCTGTATATCTCTTCGCTTTAGGTTGATTTCTAGCTGTTCGTTTATGTTATCAAGCGGAGTGTTGCATTTTCGGTTTATTGGTTTTGATTTACCCACTTTTTCAAAGACTCCTAGTTAAGAACATTCTTGcaatactatacgtactaaattttattttagaggtcgtaatatcttaCCActtctgtcttatgacttaagcataagactcggtgtggtagggtgttacattatagtaTCAGAGCCGTTTGTTCCTGTAGAttctgagggatggactgactatgcttttgtGCATTCTCTATGTTTGTGTTCATGttctattaggatatctgactgatataactgacataaacgttcatgagcatacaTTTGAGACTTTGAgcactagacttttgatattgagactgatcaattTGATAtcgcttgtttggtgtgtataggaaccagatggcgtctCGTGGATGCGGTCAGGGTCATGCGAGAGGACGTACCGGTACTCATGAGCTGGAATTTAATCCAAACGATCTGGTGAACTTCATGGCTGCACTacagaatatggctgctgctatgcaggccaccgCTGAGGCACTCGGGCAGCAGATGAATAACAATAATCATAATGGGGGAAAACAGAGGAAATGGGGctgatgacttacatcatctacctTTTTCCTTGCATAAAAAgaccataaaagaggcataatctcatttgataattgcaattcatgccttaattgatgaatatcatagtacattgttttgaaatgagtttgtgttgaatTTTAGGCGAAAAAAACATCAAAAATAGGAAGAAAACAACTAAACAAGTGGGCGTGTGAAGTAGTCGTGTcacttggaacaaacgccacaaaaatgtattggcttggcacgccagaagctgggcgtggcacgctggtacaatattccagagagcaacaatgaAGACCATcgaaggggcgtggcatgccagaagctgggcatggcacgccaactaaTTACCTAGAAGAGTCATCactagggcgtgccactttgtatcgaaggcgtggcacgccagttccagaattcacttgggcgtgccatttGAGGatcaaggcgtggcatgccaagcctAAGAGACCCACAATTGAATGGGCATGCCACTTCAGCAACATGGAGTGGCACACTGGTACAAGAATCTAGAGAAGGGGTTGAAGGCTAATGAGGTCTGGGCGTGCCAcgtgagcaaccaggcgtggcacgccagtgaacAAGAAGGCAAAGAAAAAAGTTGGGCgggccacttggtgtcgaaggcgtggcacgccagcttaaGAGGTCCCactaaggcgtgccacttgaatgatcaggcgtggcacgccagcactgAAGGAGGCCA is a window from the Arachis hypogaea cultivar Tifrunner chromosome 1, arahy.Tifrunner.gnm2.J5K5, whole genome shotgun sequence genome containing:
- the LOC112805317 gene encoding uncharacterized protein, with the translated sequence MVAVLPLETAMNARDATLFATATLFGAVTSALALRFFYRSRNHPQTQNGTISNHRHSRGDPYDPSKRKQYLSWDDYFMAIAFLSAERSKDPNRQVGACLVSQDDIILGIGYNGFPRGCSDDKLPWAKKSRSGNPLETKYPYVCHAEVNAILNTNHASAAGQRLYVTMFPCNECAKIIIQSGVSEVVYFVEKLESSDIAYTASHKLLSLAGVKVRKHQPLMNEIHLKFEER